The genomic window ggggggggggggggaatctcaGTACCTGAACTAGAGTGTGTAGAAAGGGCACTTGGGCATACTATCACAGAAGAGATTGGGGAAATAAAGGCAACGTGGAGACCGTGGGGGTCTTAAGGGCTTTGTTGAGGGTGAGATGAGGCTCCAAGGATGCAGGGTTGGATTGTCTCAGCCCAGCAGATCCCTCAGGAACACTCACTAGGAGGGCCTTCTTTTTCCCACGTGGGGATTATCAGCAGGCCAGATATGGTACACAAGGAGCCAGCTCCTCCAGGGGTGGGACACCAATATCTCTGTGTCTGTGCACTGTCCCCAGGAGTCTCTTAAACAAGCCCAAGAGCGAGATGACTCCTGAGGAGCtgcagaagagggaagaggaggagttCAACACTGGACCCCTGTCAGTGCTCACCCAGTCAGTGAAGAACAACACCCAGGTTCTTATCAATTGCCGCAACAACAAGAAACTGCTGGGTCGAGTGAAGGCCTTTGACAGGTGGGGAATGGCCCTCTCTGGCTGccactggggtggggggtggggatctTCCAGAAGGGCAGTTCTGTGGGCATGGAACAAAAGGGACTCGTGGCCCTGCAAAGGGGCTGTTTCTGCCCCAATTTTCCTCTCTCTtgccccttccttttcctcttgggGCTTTCTTGAAAAATGTTACACTTAGCCGACTTCTCTGCTCATCTCTTGTCCCTCCTGGCCCCAGGCACTGCAACATGGTCTTAGAGAATGTGAAGGAGATGTGGACAGAAGTCCCCAAGAGTGGCAAAGGCAAGAAGAAGTCTAAGCCAGTGAACAAAGATCGCTACATTTCCAAGATGTTCTTGCGGGGGGATTCAGTCATTGTGGTCCTCAGGAACCCACTCATCGCTGGCAAGTAATGAAGTCAGAGCCTTCCCTTCCCACTGATACTTGGCTTGGCCCAATAAGGCACCCCAAGGGTCCCCTTGTTTTACCTTTTGTGAATAAAtccttgctgtttttttttctttttcagtttggttcTTCTGAGCAAACAGGTGACCCTCAAAGAGTGTGGgcatggtgggggaagggggaagggtagCAAACTCCATGTGGGAGGGACCAAATGAGGCAAGGATGGGGGTACACGTGTGCCTTGGCACCTGTTGAGGTGAGAAAGACCCAAGATCCAGTCCTGTCATCATTGTTGTCCCTCTCCCCCCATACACACAAACCCCAAACCCTCCAACCTTTAGACCCTGAGGTTGTGAGTAACCACAGGTAGGACTGATCACTAGCTGATAGGAATCAACCAGTTGAGAGGACTGCCATAGACAGCTAATGGGCTCTTGAGCCTTGGGAATGCCATTTGGACCTCCAGAATAGAGGAACTAACAACCCTTAACAGAATGCTGGAGACCTGTCCCAAGCATGTCCACC from Monodelphis domestica isolate mMonDom1 chromosome 4, mMonDom1.pri, whole genome shotgun sequence includes these protein-coding regions:
- the SNRPD2 gene encoding small nuclear ribonucleoprotein Sm D2; protein product: MSLLNKPKSEMTPEELQKREEEEFNTGPLSVLTQSVKNNTQVLINCRNNKKLLGRVKAFDRHCNMVLENVKEMWTEVPKSGKGKKKSKPVNKDRYISKMFLRGDSVIVVLRNPLIAGK